From the Martelella mediterranea DSM 17316 genome, one window contains:
- the argH gene encoding argininosuccinate lyase, producing the protein MASDNSTSNKMWGGRFASGPDAIMEEINASIDFDKALYNEDIDGSIAHATMLAEKAIISKEDAGSIIEGLTTIRREIEAGDFAFSRQLEDIHMNIEARLRELIGPAAGRLHTARSRNDQVALDFRLWVKKELQRTEAALTRLIGVFLTRAEEHADTVMPGFTHLQTAQPVTFGHHCMAYVEMFGRDRARVRHAIEHLDESPIGAAALAGTGFAIDRHMTAAALGFSGGPTRNSIDTVSDRDFALEFLSLASICATHLSRLAEEIVIWSTPQFNFVRLSDSFSTGSSIMPQKKNPDAAELVRAKTGRINGSLVALLTVMKGLPLAYSKDMQEDKEQVFDAARSLDLAVAAMTGMVGDLTVNMDAMKAAAGSGFSTATDLADWLVREAGLPFRDAHHATGAAVALAEKKGCDLAELSLEELQGINQAITAGIFDVLTVEASVASRKSFGGTAPDEVRKQIAWWRERV; encoded by the coding sequence ATGGCTTCCGACAACAGCACCTCGAACAAGATGTGGGGCGGACGTTTCGCCTCCGGTCCCGATGCGATCATGGAGGAGATAAATGCCTCCATCGATTTCGACAAGGCGCTCTATAACGAGGATATCGACGGCTCGATTGCGCACGCCACGATGCTTGCCGAAAAAGCCATCATTTCGAAAGAGGATGCCGGCTCAATTATCGAGGGTCTGACTACAATTCGCCGTGAGATCGAGGCGGGCGATTTCGCCTTCTCGCGCCAGCTCGAGGATATTCACATGAATATCGAGGCGCGGCTGCGCGAGCTGATCGGCCCCGCCGCCGGCCGCCTGCACACCGCCCGCTCGCGCAACGACCAGGTCGCGCTCGACTTTCGCCTGTGGGTGAAGAAGGAGCTGCAGCGCACGGAGGCGGCGCTCACTCGGCTGATCGGCGTGTTCTTGACGCGCGCGGAAGAGCATGCCGATACGGTGATGCCCGGCTTCACCCATCTGCAGACCGCCCAGCCCGTCACCTTCGGCCACCACTGCATGGCCTATGTCGAGATGTTCGGCCGCGACCGCGCCCGCGTGCGCCACGCGATCGAGCATCTGGACGAAAGCCCGATCGGGGCGGCAGCCCTTGCGGGCACCGGCTTTGCCATCGACCGGCACATGACGGCCGCCGCACTCGGCTTTTCCGGCGGGCCGACGCGCAATTCGATCGACACGGTGTCGGACCGCGATTTCGCGCTGGAGTTCCTGTCGCTCGCCTCGATCTGCGCCACGCATCTGTCGCGGCTGGCAGAGGAAATCGTGATCTGGTCGACGCCGCAGTTCAATTTCGTGCGGCTTTCGGATAGTTTTTCCACCGGTTCCTCGATCATGCCGCAGAAGAAGAACCCGGATGCCGCGGAGCTTGTGCGCGCCAAGACCGGCCGCATCAACGGGTCACTGGTGGCGCTTCTGACGGTGATGAAGGGCCTGCCGCTCGCCTATTCCAAGGATATGCAGGAAGACAAGGAGCAGGTGTTCGACGCCGCCCGCAGCCTCGATCTCGCGGTCGCCGCGATGACCGGCATGGTCGGCGATCTCACCGTCAATATGGATGCCATGAAGGCCGCCGCCGGCTCGGGCTTTTCCACCGCCACCGATCTGGCCGACTGGCTGGTGCGCGAGGCGGGCCTGCCGTTCCGCGACGCCCACCACGCGACGGGCGCCGCCGTGGCGCTGGCGGAAAAGAAGGGCTGCGATCTGGCGGAACTCTCGCTGGAAGAATTGCAGGGCATCAACCAGGCGATCACCGCGGGCATTTTCGACGTGCTGACCGTGGAGGCCTCCGTCGCCAGCCGCAAGAGCTTCGGCGGCACGGCCCCAGACGAGGTGAGGAAGCAGATCGCTTGGTGGCGCGAGCGGGTTTGA
- the lptM gene encoding LPS translocon maturation chaperone LptM: MKTITIAVVALMALSLSSCGRRGPLEVPPPTPEQQARAAKTQSEPTIRLAPNDKPIVFDGSGDDVINAGPDAAVDGEPFLLDPLLN, encoded by the coding sequence ATGAAGACGATCACGATTGCAGTTGTTGCGCTGATGGCGCTTTCCCTTAGCTCCTGCGGACGACGCGGGCCGCTGGAAGTGCCGCCGCCCACGCCCGAACAGCAGGCGCGCGCCGCGAAGACGCAATCCGAACCGACCATCCGGCTTGCCCCCAATGACAAACCGATCGTGTTCGACGGCTCGGGCGACGATGTCATCAATGCCGGGCCGGATGCCGCCGTCGACGGCGAGCCCTTCCTTCTCGATCCACTGCTTAACTGA
- the hpt gene encoding hypoxanthine phosphoribosyltransferase, whose product MHVVRGKKIEVLFSPEEIAARNEELAREIASGPSQDLLVIAILKGSFVFAADLIRALHKVGLAPEVEFMTLSSYGTGTVGKSVRMVKDIDSEVEGRDILLIDDILESGRTLRFARELMLERGAANVSVAVLLDKQNKREEALEADYAGFRCPDKFVVGYGMDVAYAFRELPFVGVVTGDA is encoded by the coding sequence ATGCATGTCGTCCGCGGCAAAAAGATCGAAGTTCTGTTCTCGCCCGAGGAAATTGCCGCGCGCAATGAGGAGCTCGCCCGCGAGATTGCCAGCGGCCCGTCGCAGGACCTTCTGGTGATCGCGATCCTGAAGGGCTCCTTCGTGTTCGCCGCCGACCTGATCCGCGCGCTGCACAAGGTCGGCCTCGCGCCGGAAGTCGAATTCATGACGCTGTCGAGCTATGGCACCGGCACGGTCGGCAAGTCCGTGCGGATGGTCAAGGATATCGACAGCGAGGTCGAGGGCCGCGACATCCTGCTGATCGACGACATTCTCGAATCGGGCCGCACGCTGCGTTTCGCCCGCGAACTGATGCTGGAGCGCGGCGCGGCCAATGTTTCGGTCGCCGTTCTTCTCGACAAGCAGAACAAGCGCGAGGAAGCGCTTGAGGCGGATTACGCCGGTTTCCGCTGCCCCGACAAGTTCGTTGTCGGCTACGGTATGGACGTCGCCTATGCCTTCCGCGAGCTTCCTTTCGTCGGCGTGGTGACCGGGGATGCTTAA
- a CDS encoding SDR family NAD(P)-dependent oxidoreductase produces MSKRFENKTIIVTGGASGIGEACVHLLAREGANVVVADLNEDHAKKTVADVEQSGGKAAAFAVDVSDPKAVEAMVKFAVETFGGLYGAVNNAGIGGPSAPIGDYDIDAWHKVLNVDLHSVFYCMKYELAAIEASGGGSIVNMSSILGTNGFSTAPAYVASKHAVVGMTKSAALEYSKRGIRVNAVGPGFIRTPLLDENLEPEDIEGLVALHPIGRLGKSEEVATLTAFLLSEDASFVTGSYHLVDGGYAAQ; encoded by the coding sequence ATGTCCAAGAGATTCGAAAACAAAACCATCATCGTGACCGGAGGCGCTTCCGGCATCGGCGAGGCCTGCGTACACCTTCTGGCGCGTGAAGGCGCCAATGTGGTTGTGGCCGATCTCAACGAGGACCATGCGAAGAAAACCGTCGCCGATGTCGAGCAATCCGGCGGCAAGGCAGCCGCTTTCGCTGTTGACGTGAGCGACCCGAAGGCCGTGGAAGCCATGGTCAAATTCGCTGTCGAGACATTCGGCGGACTTTATGGCGCGGTCAATAATGCCGGCATTGGCGGCCCTTCGGCTCCGATCGGCGATTACGACATCGACGCATGGCACAAGGTGCTGAATGTCGACCTGCACTCCGTCTTCTATTGCATGAAATACGAACTGGCGGCTATCGAGGCATCGGGCGGCGGGTCGATTGTCAACATGTCGTCAATTCTGGGAACCAACGGGTTTTCGACGGCGCCTGCTTATGTGGCCTCGAAACACGCCGTGGTCGGCATGACGAAATCGGCGGCGCTGGAATATTCCAAGCGCGGTATCCGCGTCAATGCCGTCGGCCCCGGCTTCATCCGCACCCCGCTGCTTGACGAAAACCTGGAGCCGGAGGATATCGAAGGCCTCGTCGCGCTCCACCCGATCGGCCGGCTCGGCAAATCCGAGGAGGTCGCCACCCTGACGGCCTTCCTGCTCTCTGAAGACGCCTCCTTCGTCACGGGCAGCTATCATCTGGTGGATGGCGGCTACGCCGCGCAGTGA
- a CDS encoding cell division protein FtsX: MAVVTIMAFLACLTLGAVSMVRATAESWQGGISREVTIQIKPREGRDMNQALLNARDVALQFVGTLDGRVVDEAATERLLEPWLGTGLDFDMLPVPRLVIVTIDENNPPDFTAMAAALQKAVPGASLDDHRAWVSRLSAMADATTTIGVSIMALVFSAMVLTVVFATRGALAGSRDIVEVLHFVGAEASFVARQFQRHFLNVALKGAFLGGALACLFFVLARFWQRRYLATPGADQTTALFGTISIGWGAYFGILLTIVAIAGLTALTTRLTVIRTIREIDIVRSDPERSDTG; encoded by the coding sequence ATGGCCGTGGTGACGATCATGGCGTTTCTCGCCTGCCTGACGCTCGGCGCCGTCTCGATGGTGCGCGCGACGGCTGAAAGCTGGCAGGGCGGCATCTCGCGCGAGGTCACGATCCAGATCAAGCCGCGCGAGGGCCGCGACATGAACCAGGCGCTGCTGAACGCGCGCGACGTGGCGCTCCAGTTTGTCGGTACGCTGGACGGAAGGGTGGTCGATGAGGCGGCAACCGAGCGGCTCCTGGAGCCGTGGCTCGGCACCGGGCTTGATTTCGACATGCTGCCGGTGCCGCGGCTGGTGATCGTCACCATCGACGAGAACAATCCGCCCGATTTTACGGCCATGGCCGCGGCGCTGCAAAAGGCGGTGCCGGGCGCATCGCTTGACGATCATCGCGCCTGGGTGAGCCGGTTGTCGGCGATGGCGGACGCCACCACCACGATCGGCGTTTCGATCATGGCGCTGGTGTTTTCGGCCATGGTGCTGACGGTGGTTTTCGCCACGCGCGGCGCGCTTGCCGGCAGTCGCGATATCGTCGAGGTTCTGCATTTCGTCGGCGCGGAAGCCTCGTTCGTCGCCCGCCAGTTCCAGCGCCATTTCCTCAATGTCGCGCTCAAGGGCGCGTTTCTCGGCGGGGCGCTGGCCTGCCTGTTTTTCGTGCTGGCGCGGTTCTGGCAGCGGCGCTATCTGGCGACCCCTGGCGCGGACCAGACCACGGCGCTGTTCGGCACGATCTCGATCGGCTGGGGCGCCTATTTCGGCATCCTGCTCACCATCGTCGCGATCGCCGGTCTGACGGCGCTGACGACGCGGCTGACGGTGATCAGGACAATCCGCGAGATCGACATCGTGCGCTCGGACCCGGAGCGGAGCGATACGGGCTGA
- the tlpA gene encoding thiol:disulfide interchange protein TlpA, whose translation MTEKKSRKSPVSAKLVLIALAAGLIAGAVAVYVKNAVTGNGMGDLAESQCKPAAETAERLKPLAIGEVAAFIPAEKPQKLPNLAFRDSDGETALEDLSGKTVLMNLWATWCIPCREEMPALDRLEADMGGENFEVVAVNIDTGTDEKPLRFLEDIGINALAFYRDETMTTFNTLKKQGLAFGLPSTVLIDENGCLLGAMNGPAEWDSADAKALVGAALGG comes from the coding sequence ATGACAGAGAAGAAGAGCCGCAAAAGCCCGGTCTCCGCCAAACTGGTTCTAATCGCGCTTGCCGCTGGCCTGATTGCCGGCGCCGTCGCGGTATACGTGAAAAACGCCGTGACTGGCAATGGCATGGGCGATCTCGCCGAAAGCCAGTGCAAACCCGCCGCCGAGACCGCCGAACGCCTGAAGCCGCTCGCGATCGGCGAAGTCGCCGCCTTCATCCCCGCCGAAAAGCCGCAAAAGCTCCCGAACCTCGCCTTCCGCGACAGCGACGGCGAAACCGCGCTTGAAGACCTTTCCGGCAAGACCGTGCTGATGAACCTCTGGGCCACATGGTGCATCCCCTGCCGCGAGGAAATGCCGGCGCTCGACCGGCTGGAGGCCGATATGGGCGGCGAAAACTTCGAGGTAGTCGCCGTCAACATCGACACCGGAACCGACGAAAAACCGCTCCGCTTCCTCGAAGACATCGGCATAAACGCCCTCGCCTTCTACCGCGACGAAACCATGACGACCTTCAACACCCTGAAAAAGCAAGGCCTGGCCTTCGGCCTGCCGTCGACGGTGCTGATCGATGAGAACGGGTGTTTGCTGGGCGCGATGAACGGGCCGGCGGAATGGGATAGCGCCGATGCCAAGGCGCTGGTGGGGGCGGCGCTTGGGGGGTGA
- a CDS encoding IS110 family transposase, translated as MDALNIGIDVSRDRLDVAANTSSMAPFHVPRDHDGLEDLIARLKPLGAARIAIEATGGFETVVAAALASAGLPVVIVNPAQVRAFAQALSKRAKTDPIDAAVIARFAEATRPALRPLPDAETQALGDLVARRRQIIAMIGAENQRLKRSSQRTAKSINRLLKALQKELTDIDQDIDDSIRRSPHWRAKVELMKSVPGIGDQIARTLIAELPELGTLDRRQIAALVGLAPWTRQSGQWRGRSFIGGGRAGVRTALYMGALVAAHHNPSLRAFRDRLVAHGKPKLVAIIAVARKLITILNAILRDNHPWREQNA; from the coding sequence ATGGACGCTCTTAACATCGGTATCGACGTCTCCAGGGATCGTCTGGATGTCGCCGCCAACACGTCTTCGATGGCCCCTTTTCATGTCCCGCGCGATCATGACGGGCTGGAGGACCTGATCGCGCGGCTGAAGCCGCTCGGGGCCGCACGGATCGCCATTGAGGCCACCGGCGGCTTCGAAACCGTGGTCGCGGCGGCGCTGGCTTCGGCCGGACTGCCGGTTGTCATCGTCAATCCGGCGCAGGTGCGGGCCTTTGCCCAGGCGCTCAGCAAGAGGGCCAAGACCGATCCGATCGATGCAGCCGTGATCGCCCGTTTCGCCGAGGCCACAAGGCCCGCCCTGCGGCCGCTGCCGGACGCCGAAACCCAGGCCCTGGGTGATCTCGTCGCTCGCCGGCGGCAGATCATCGCCATGATCGGCGCGGAAAACCAACGCCTGAAGCGATCGTCTCAGCGCACGGCCAAGAGCATCAACCGGCTCCTCAAGGCGCTGCAGAAGGAACTCACCGACATCGATCAGGACATTGACGACAGCATTCGCCGATCGCCCCATTGGCGGGCCAAGGTCGAGCTCATGAAGTCTGTCCCCGGTATCGGTGACCAGATCGCCCGCACCCTGATCGCCGAACTGCCGGAACTCGGTACGCTCGACCGACGTCAGATCGCCGCTCTCGTCGGTCTGGCTCCATGGACGCGTCAGTCCGGCCAATGGCGCGGAAGGAGCTTCATCGGCGGAGGACGCGCCGGCGTCAGAACGGCGCTCTACATGGGAGCCCTCGTTGCAGCGCATCACAATCCAAGCCTCAGGGCGTTCAGGGATCGTCTGGTCGCTCATGGAAAACCTAAACTCGTGGCCATCATCGCAGTCGCACGAAAACTCATCACCATCCTCAACGCAATCCTCCGGGACAATCATCCATGGCGCGAACAAAACGCTTGA
- the lysA gene encoding diaminopimelate decarboxylase, translated as MNHFEYRDGVLHAEGVSIPAIAAAVGTPFYCYSTATFTRHYKVFAEAFAGTDALVCYAVKANSNQAVLKTLANLGAGMDVVSEGELRRALAAGVPAEKIVFSGVGKTVREIDFALDAGIYCFNVESEPELEVLNARAMAKGVVAPVSFRINPDVDAKTHAKISTGKKENKFGIAFSRAHDVYAHAASLKGIRVTGIDMHIGSQITELSPFRDAFRLMRELVTELRTAGHEIDHVDVGGGLGIPYQFDNNPPPEPLAYASVIREELAGLDCRIVAEPGRMIAGNAGIFVTEVLYVKDAEAKSFVIVDGAMNDLIRPTLYDAWHDIRPVVLKPGAERMTADVVGPVCETGDYLALSREMPRPEPGDLFAVMTAGAYGAVQAGTYNTRLLVPEVLVDGDRFHVVRPRGSYDELIGLDSLPDWL; from the coding sequence GTGAACCATTTCGAATATCGCGACGGCGTTCTCCATGCCGAGGGCGTTTCCATTCCGGCGATCGCGGCGGCCGTCGGCACGCCGTTCTATTGCTATTCCACCGCCACCTTCACGCGCCATTACAAGGTCTTCGCCGAAGCCTTCGCGGGCACCGATGCGCTGGTCTGCTACGCGGTCAAGGCCAATTCCAACCAGGCCGTGCTGAAGACGCTCGCAAACCTCGGCGCCGGCATGGACGTGGTGTCGGAAGGCGAATTGCGCCGTGCGCTCGCCGCCGGGGTTCCGGCCGAAAAGATCGTGTTTTCCGGCGTCGGCAAGACCGTGCGCGAGATCGATTTCGCGCTCGATGCCGGCATCTACTGCTTCAATGTCGAATCCGAGCCTGAACTGGAGGTGCTGAACGCGCGCGCCATGGCAAAGGGCGTTGTCGCCCCGGTCTCCTTCCGCATCAATCCGGATGTGGATGCGAAGACCCATGCGAAGATCTCCACCGGCAAGAAGGAAAACAAGTTCGGCATCGCGTTTTCGCGCGCCCATGATGTCTATGCCCATGCGGCGAGCCTGAAGGGCATTCGCGTGACCGGCATCGACATGCATATCGGCAGCCAGATCACCGAGCTTTCGCCGTTCCGCGATGCCTTTCGGCTGATGCGCGAGCTGGTCACGGAGCTGCGCACGGCCGGCCACGAAATCGACCATGTCGATGTCGGCGGCGGGCTCGGCATTCCCTATCAGTTCGACAACAACCCGCCGCCGGAGCCGCTCGCCTATGCCAGCGTCATCCGCGAGGAACTGGCGGGGCTCGACTGCCGGATCGTGGCCGAGCCGGGGCGGATGATCGCGGGCAATGCCGGCATCTTCGTCACCGAGGTTCTGTATGTGAAGGACGCCGAGGCGAAGAGCTTCGTCATCGTCGACGGGGCGATGAACGATCTGATCCGCCCGACGCTCTATGACGCCTGGCACGATATCCGCCCGGTGGTGCTGAAGCCCGGGGCGGAGCGGATGACCGCCGATGTCGTCGGCCCGGTCTGCGAGACCGGCGATTACCTGGCGCTGTCGCGCGAGATGCCGCGCCCCGAACCCGGCGATCTGTTCGCGGTGATGACGGCGGGCGCCTATGGCGCGGTCCAGGCCGGCACCTACAATACCCGCCTTCTGGTGCCGGAAGTGCTGGTTGATGGCGACCGCTTTCACGTGGTGCGTCCGCGCGGCAGCTATGACGAACTGATCGGCCTCGACTCGCTGCCGGACTGGCTTTAG
- a CDS encoding TIGR02302 family protein translates to MTGQNHTAGKPKDAVDDALTRRIRRKRALTRFNLFVESLAPRLLWPAAVVALYVALSWLGVFLLLPFAVRIALLFFLVAGFVVSLWPLRHLRIPSAHAAERRLEAHNALAHQAISVRLDRPARQTPEAMALWQAHQRRMAERLLEIDSGLPKPDLAAVDPYALRAVPVLLLFVAWFYAGPDSASRLADAFAPPAGEGETQVALRFDAWISPPGYTRKAPVYLQADGEEAITGIPEGSVLTVRLSGEGADQPITFTPDSSEEAQAPAEAEQGALANSASFSLSSGGRLEAAGRNWEITVDPDEAPMIAFKGTPKAAANGALELEYTVTDDYGVTRAHAEIAPAGDVDPHAEPVYPLPEFPLNMPGRSSEDHSAFTSRNLTEHPLSGKPVTITLIAEDAAGHVGKSPALEMVLPERTFRNLLAGSVAEQRQIFALDTRRMPEALQYSAAITLRPEETIPDLTQFLLIKSAQTRMALAHDDDSYRDTADYMWDIATGIEDGALSDAERRLREAQDALSEALENGASDAEIARLMQELREAMQQFMSEMAQRMQPSEQMPGDQQTLRQRDLDNLLNQLENLARSGNRDAAQQLLSELQRMMNNLQPPSSTAQQQGGQQNSEMRQQIDKLGELIQEQQRLMNETFDLDQQLQDRERWGDPEPSPGEQAEDGEKAPRDMTAEELREALKQLQEQQQGLAEQLSEMQQKLSELGMPPAEGFDQAGEAMEGAAGALGEGEGSAAVEGQGNALEALRQGAQQMMNSMMAQGQGQQGQGPGGQTGWGNQAGRDPLGRNQGADGLDFGDNVDVPDEITVQRAREILDAIRERLNEQAPLPSEPPYLERLLEPQSQN, encoded by the coding sequence ATGACCGGGCAGAATCACACTGCGGGAAAACCCAAAGACGCTGTCGATGACGCGCTGACGCGCCGCATCCGCCGCAAGCGCGCGCTCACGCGTTTCAATCTCTTCGTTGAGTCTCTTGCGCCCCGGCTGTTGTGGCCGGCAGCGGTCGTGGCGCTTTATGTCGCGCTGTCCTGGCTCGGCGTGTTCCTGCTGCTGCCGTTTGCCGTCAGGATCGCGCTGCTGTTCTTCCTCGTCGCCGGTTTCGTCGTCAGCCTGTGGCCTCTGCGTCATCTGCGCATTCCCTCGGCCCACGCCGCCGAGCGGCGGCTGGAGGCGCATAACGCGCTTGCCCATCAGGCGATTTCGGTGCGCCTCGACCGGCCGGCGCGGCAAACGCCGGAGGCGATGGCGCTGTGGCAGGCCCATCAGCGCCGCATGGCCGAACGCCTGCTGGAGATCGACAGCGGCCTGCCGAAGCCGGACCTCGCCGCCGTCGACCCCTATGCGCTTCGCGCGGTTCCGGTTCTTTTGCTGTTCGTGGCGTGGTTCTATGCCGGTCCCGACAGCGCGTCGCGGCTTGCCGATGCCTTCGCGCCGCCTGCGGGCGAGGGTGAGACGCAGGTGGCGCTCCGATTCGATGCCTGGATTTCGCCGCCCGGCTATACTCGCAAGGCACCGGTCTATCTTCAGGCCGATGGGGAGGAGGCGATCACCGGCATTCCCGAGGGCTCGGTGCTGACCGTCCGGCTTTCCGGCGAGGGCGCGGACCAGCCGATCACCTTCACGCCCGATAGCAGCGAAGAGGCCCAAGCGCCCGCCGAGGCCGAACAGGGGGCGCTCGCCAACAGCGCCAGTTTCTCGCTATCCTCCGGCGGTCGGCTGGAAGCGGCCGGGCGAAACTGGGAGATCACGGTCGATCCCGACGAAGCCCCGATGATTGCGTTCAAGGGCACGCCGAAGGCGGCGGCGAACGGGGCGCTGGAACTCGAATACACCGTGACCGACGATTACGGGGTCACCCGCGCCCATGCCGAGATCGCGCCGGCCGGCGATGTCGATCCGCATGCCGAGCCGGTCTATCCGCTGCCGGAGTTTCCGCTCAACATGCCGGGGCGTTCGTCTGAGGATCATTCGGCCTTCACCAGCCGCAATCTGACGGAGCATCCGCTTTCCGGCAAACCGGTGACGATCACGCTGATCGCCGAGGATGCGGCCGGACATGTCGGCAAAAGCCCGGCGCTGGAGATGGTGTTGCCGGAGCGCACCTTCCGCAACCTGCTTGCCGGTTCGGTGGCCGAGCAGCGCCAGATTTTCGCGCTCGACACACGCCGCATGCCGGAGGCGCTGCAATATAGCGCGGCGATCACGCTCAGGCCGGAGGAAACGATCCCGGACCTCACGCAATTCCTGCTGATCAAGTCGGCGCAGACCCGGATGGCGCTCGCCCATGACGATGACAGCTATCGCGATACAGCCGATTACATGTGGGATATCGCCACCGGCATAGAGGACGGCGCGCTGTCGGATGCCGAGCGGCGGCTGCGCGAGGCGCAGGACGCGCTGAGCGAGGCGCTGGAGAATGGCGCTTCGGATGCCGAGATCGCCCGGCTGATGCAGGAATTGCGCGAGGCGATGCAGCAATTCATGTCGGAAATGGCCCAGCGCATGCAGCCCTCCGAGCAGATGCCCGGCGACCAGCAGACGCTGCGCCAGCGCGATCTCGACAATCTTCTGAACCAGCTTGAAAACCTCGCCCGCTCCGGCAATCGCGATGCCGCCCAGCAGCTTCTGTCGGAATTGCAGCGGATGATGAACAATCTCCAGCCACCGTCTTCCACCGCCCAGCAGCAGGGCGGACAGCAGAATTCCGAGATGCGCCAACAGATCGACAAGCTCGGCGAACTGATCCAGGAACAGCAGCGGTTGATGAACGAGACCTTCGACCTCGATCAGCAATTGCAAGACCGGGAACGCTGGGGCGATCCGGAGCCTTCGCCCGGCGAGCAGGCGGAAGACGGCGAGAAAGCGCCCCGCGACATGACGGCGGAGGAGTTGCGCGAGGCGCTGAAACAGCTTCAGGAGCAGCAGCAGGGTTTGGCCGAGCAATTGTCCGAAATGCAGCAGAAGCTCTCCGAACTCGGCATGCCGCCGGCGGAAGGCTTCGATCAGGCCGGCGAGGCCATGGAAGGGGCAGCGGGCGCGCTCGGCGAGGGGGAGGGCTCCGCGGCCGTCGAGGGGCAGGGCAACGCGCTGGAGGCGCTGCGCCAGGGCGCGCAGCAGATGATGAATTCGATGATGGCGCAGGGCCAGGGTCAGCAAGGGCAGGGCCCGGGCGGACAGACCGGCTGGGGCAACCAGGCCGGGCGCGATCCGCTTGGCCGCAATCAGGGGGCCGACGGGCTCGATTTCGGTGATAATGTCGATGTTCCCGACGAGATCACCGTTCAGCGCGCCCGCGAAATTCTCGACGCCATCCGCGAGCGGCTGAACGAACAGGCCCCGCTGCCCTCCGAACCGCCTTATCTGGAGCGGCTTCTGGAACCCCAGTCACAGAACTGA
- a CDS encoding response regulator: MARILITEDEASLRMFVARALRLDGHETVEACDGAEGLELLSESHYDLLLSDVRMPIMDGIALAHATAHDHPRTKILLMTGFAEQRERADDLMEKIVDVVSKPFALPDIRKAVARALAA; the protein is encoded by the coding sequence ATGGCGAGGATTCTGATCACCGAAGACGAGGCATCGCTGCGTATGTTTGTCGCCCGCGCCTTGCGGCTCGACGGGCATGAGACGGTAGAAGCCTGCGATGGCGCCGAGGGGCTCGAACTCCTGAGCGAAAGCCACTACGACCTTCTGCTCTCCGATGTCCGCATGCCGATCATGGACGGCATCGCGCTGGCGCACGCCACCGCGCACGACCATCCGCGCACCAAGATCCTGCTGATGACCGGCTTTGCCGAACAGCGCGAACGCGCCGACGACCTGATGGAAAAGATCGTCGACGTGGTCTCCAAACCCTTCGCGCTGCCCGATATCCGCAAGGCCGTTGCTCGCGCGCTGGCGGCATAA
- the ftsE gene encoding cell division ATP-binding protein FtsE, with amino-acid sequence MIQFENVGLRYGMGPEVLRDMTFDIPRNSFQFLTGPSGAGKTTLLRLMLMALQPTRGLIRLFGRDVAVIPHKELPMLRRRVGIVFQDFRLLDHMTTYENVALPLRVRGKDEVSYRNDVIELLKWVGLGERLHARPPVLSGGEKQRVAIARALIDQPEVLLADEPTGNVDPPMARRILSLLVELNRLGTAVVIATHDIALMDRYNARRMILSEGRLDIHD; translated from the coding sequence CTGATTCAGTTTGAAAATGTTGGCCTGCGCTATGGAATGGGCCCGGAAGTCTTGCGCGACATGACCTTCGACATTCCAAGGAACTCCTTCCAGTTCCTGACCGGCCCGTCCGGGGCGGGCAAGACCACGCTGCTCAGGCTGATGCTGATGGCGCTGCAGCCGACGCGCGGCCTGATCCGCCTGTTCGGCCGCGATGTCGCCGTCATTCCGCACAAGGAACTGCCGATGCTGCGCCGCCGGGTCGGCATCGTGTTTCAGGATTTCCGCCTGCTCGACCATATGACGACCTATGAGAACGTCGCGCTGCCGCTCCGGGTGCGCGGCAAGGACGAGGTCTCCTACCGCAATGATGTGATCGAACTCCTGAAATGGGTCGGGCTCGGCGAACGGCTCCATGCCCGCCCGCCGGTGCTGTCCGGCGGCGAGAAGCAGCGCGTGGCAATCGCCCGCGCGCTGATCGACCAGCCGGAAGTGCTGCTCGCCGACGAGCCCACCGGCAATGTCGATCCGCCGATGGCGCGGCGTATCCTGAGCCTGCTGGTGGAGCTCAACCGGCTGGGCACCGCCGTTGTCATCGCCACCCATGATATCGCGCTGATGGACCGCTATAATGCGCGCCGGATGATCCTTTCGGAAGGAAGGCTCGATATTCATGACTAG